GAGCCAGATTCGGGGTCCCTGCTCATCGCTAGTTCGCACCCGCGGACCAGTTCCCACCCTCGCTCTGTGCCGCCACTGCTGTGGGCGGGCgtctctctccctgcccacgTCTACTCACTCCCCCTTCCTGCGAGCCCCGGCCACGCGTGTTTTCAGACACGCGGCCCGCGATAGCCAGCCCCAGCTCAGTCCCCACTAATTCGATCCGCAGCGGGGTGACCGCAGTCCTGCGGGCGCGGGGTTGTGTCTTCCAAACCCCCGCGTGGGTCTGTGGCCCGTGGGCCGCGCCCGGGGACGGCCGCGAGGGGGCGCGCTCCAACCCGGCCCCTCCCGCCGCGGAACCCGCCTGCGCGGCTGCGGCTGCCGCCCGGGGGGGGAAAACGGGAGCGGAGCCGGACCGGACGCGGAGCGGAGCCGGCAGCGCCATGGCGAGGGACCCGGCCTTCGTGCTGCGCTACCTGGCCGAGGTGGAGGAGCTGGCCGAGGACGTGCTGGCGGCACGGCAGCAGGTACGGCCCGGCGGGgctcccctttcccccccccccgcccccggtaGCCCCGAGCCCCGGCTGCAGCTGCCTGTCTCCCGCTGCAGATCGTGGACCTGGACGTGAAGCGGAACCGGAACCGCGAGGCCCTGCGGGCGCTGCAGAAGGATCCGGAGCCCGACGGTGAGGTCCGGGCCTGGCCGGCTGCGTCCACCGTGAGCCCCACAGCCCGAGGAACGGCTGCGTGTCCCGGGAGAAAACTGCTCTGACAaagccttttcctcttcctcgTCCCCCCAGGCAAGGCCATGGTCTGCTTCGGGAACATGTTCATCGAGCTCCCAAAAGCACAGACCaaggagatgctgcagaagGGTAAGGCAGCCTGCCCGAAAGGTTTTGTGTACATGTAGTCTTAGCTGTGATAAGAttttagagaaataaacaggGTTCTGTCTAGCGCTGGGCTTCCAAGCGCCCAAAACCTCCCGGTGGCAGTCCCAGGCAGATTCGGCCATCACCATCCCTGTGCCGTCCCAGGCAGTGCCTTGGGGCTCAGCCCCGTGGGCACTGGGGGGGCACGGTGGGACCCCAAGGTGGCTCGAGAAGAGCCCTCCCTTGCCCCCCCAGGCCTGGGCTTCCACACCGAGCATCCCACGGGAGgttctgcctcctcctcagAGCCCGCAGTCCTCCTCACTCCTGTCCCGCTTGTCTCAGACCAGGAACATCTGGATGAGGAGATAAACAACCTCCGGAAAGAGCTGCGTGTGAAGGTCAACCGCCTCTTTGAAGCTCAAGGTAAACGCTCCTGTTCCGGAACCTTCTCGGCCTCCAGGAGCAGATGTCGTGTTGGGGGCGGGGGCAGAAACTGCTGAGCTCCGTGTTCCTGCAGCTGTTTTCCCACTGGCTTTGCAattccttccctgctccagcagtaTTGTATGGCTCCTGGTGCAGAGCTGTCGCTGTCACCCACCAGCACGCTAAACGGGCTCCCACATCACGCTGGGGTGACCCCACATCAGCTTccggggctgtccctgccctccccgcagcccctctAGAGTTTAAGTGGTCTGCTTCGCTTATTTTGTAgcaaaatcctgattttttcctgtgtgttctCTCAGGTAAAGCTGAGCTGAAGGGATTTAACCTGAACCCCATGACTGCCGAGGAAATGAAGCTAATCAATCGCATCCTGGAGGGCTGAGGTGACTGTGCCATCATCACAGCGTGTATTTGGGCTGTCACCCACGGAGCTCACGCTGCGATAGCCGCAGCCCTTGAGGCTGCAGAACACTGATGTGCCTGGAGCCCGCCTTGGGCAAGGTCCGTGGCAGGTGCTGGGAAGTGTTTGGCTCCTCAGCTACGGCGCTGCAGTTTCCTTGGATCACAGACTTTTTCCTGCTCCTCGCTGCAGCCCAGGGCGTGGAGCTGCGTGGAGGCATGTGCTGGGACACAGCGATGAGCAAATGCCCATGGCTGGGGTGGAAGTGGGATTATTAAAATCAGAGTAGCAGGGCATTCCTAACGCTGTGTGTATGTTCcttgttgggtttttatgtGAGTGCTTCTCACTTCTGGAGTTTGACTTCAGAGCTGGTTCATTGTCGTGTCGGGAACAGAAGAGTAGGAGGAACTGGGAATCAACAGTGCGCTCGACGCACAGAAGAGGAGTTGTGTGCGCCTGTGGTATCGAAACAAAGCAAAGCTATACATCCGAAGCATGTCAGGAATCTCTTTAAAGATGTGTAGGGAGGGACAGGGGGAGGCAGCATCCTTTTAGTCTCACTGGGAAAACATGCCCTACTGTTAAGTTGGAAGGCAAGAGAACGCAGAAAGGAGGCTTTCAAAACTAGGCAAAGGaataaaatgtatgtatatttagaaaaaagcaGCCTAGAGAGGGCTGAGCAGGAATAGTCACTGAGCCTGTCTTGTAGTAAAAGTACAATTGATTTCACCAATAATGGTTTCTTCAAAGGTTTTAACATTTATTGTCTTCTACACTACCCTCCTTAGTCTGAACTTGCTACCCTAGCACAACTTGGTTAAGACCATaagatgtaaaaaaatgaaTCATAATTAGTAATAGACTGCAgtgagtttgatttttttttttttctgtgtacagTAAAGTGGGTCCTGCGAAGAtctgtattttttgaaattCTGTAAAGTTATTTCTGGATAGAATTTAAGAACTTTAAACATGGCAGTTGCCATTCTTTGTCCAGCTTTCAAGGTAGCTCACCTGTTCTGTCAAACCTCACACGGCCAACGCAGAGCTGGGCCTgatctctctcttcccttctgcacAGCCATGCAAAACTAAACACAGCACCGCCGGTTTCCTGGCTCCCTGACTGTCTTCCAACATAACAGGGCAGAGGTGCCTCCTCTAGGCAGCCCTGCGTTGCCTTGTCCAGTTCCACACACGCTTCAAATTATGCAGAGttcaaaaaaaaataccctgttCTGGACTCCTTTAAAAcaggtgtgattttttttttttttaaatctaaaaagtCAACTATCATTGCTTGATCtaagttttaaaattctatAGCTAACACCACGTACCTTAAATGTACAACTGGAAGAAGCAAGGCTCTCCACTTCAGGCTTAAGTTTCAGACACacaacttaaaaataacatggaCTTATTACCTGAACTGTCTTGCCTGtagctttttcagaaaattacatCTCTTCTGGAAGCAAGAGGCAATACAGTGCCAAGTCCCTGTGTTAGAGCCGCACTCTTACATAACCTGTGTAGTACAGCCAGTCAACGTCTCCGTAACATGCGATGGCTAGgttatttttacagtatcaTGGCAACAGGTTTTCTGCTCTGACATGTTTCCATAGTAGTAGCAGTAGGAGGATCAGGTGCCTTCCctaaaagctttgttttgctgtgcagAATGTTTTTAGCCCCTTTATTTTCTTACGCAGTACAGAATTAAGCTCTTGTGAGTGCAGATGGACAGCCGAGAAGCCAGATCCCTTGTGTCAGCCATTATGAAATATCTCATTCAAGCCCATTCCAGCTTCCAAGCTGGGAAACCTTCAGAAGCAAGATGGCCAGCATCTTGTACTCAGCCAGCAGTGTCCAGAGAGAAGTGGGAACAGCCACTGCACATTTTGAGGAAGAGAGAGTAAACTTAATCCATGGTGATCTCTCCCATCCCAGGCTTGGGATCAGCATCACACTTTCTCCTGGGCAGGAAGATTCCTGAAAAGCTGCTTCAGTTGTCATTGTAGCAGCCTGCAATGAAAATGTTAGCAGTGGAGTTACACATCACcttgctcttccttcctttaGAGGGTAGGTTATGTCCCACTTCTGTGTGAAGCAGTAACTTGTGTTTTGTTAGAAACTACAGCAGAGATGATGGTAGGCACACTGAGTTAGTACTTACCATACATGTTAGCCTCTCAGAAGTATGACTTCAGAATCCAAGTACTACTTCCCAACAGTAAAATACACAACTAGCTTCAGGAAAGCACCCAGTAAACAGTCACTGCAATGACTGTGGAGCAGTTTTTGCAGCAGAGTTGGCATATGAAGGACTCTGCTGTGACATAACACTTGAAAAGCAGGATTATGAACAAAACTGTTCCCACTACATTTACATGCTTGTTTTCCACAGTGCTTCTGCAGCCTGGTTGCTTACAGCCACTTTTGGAAAGCATCTGCTCCTTTTGGTCTCTTAATCTCGTAAAAGCCCACACGCCCGTTCTTGTTCTTTTATTCTTGAGTGAAAGGTGTGTGCTTTCCTCTTGCTGATGTACAGATAGCTTAAGGACACGAGCAGGGCAGCCTGCCAACACTGGATGAGTACGCACCTAAATATGTGTTTGCCATGATGTTCTCATTCACTGGAGTACTCAGGTCTCCCCCTCTTCTGACAAGCCTGTCATTCCACATCAGATCAAAATCCCCAACATGCTTTTCCTTCCCCGTCAGCCTACAACATCAAACACACGTACTGAAGTACCTGAGCAATGATGACTATCCATCTGTGTACAGGAATAAACTCCCAGACAATGAGAGACAAAGCTGGACAGCTGAAAGCAGTGGACATCTTTCTACTATTAATATCTGAGGTTAGCACAGTTGCAAAGAAGTCAATCACAAAATGCTGCAAGACAAGCTGCTTCGAACAGAGCGCTCCAGAAGTGGTAAGTGTGGGAGGTACAATGCAGAAGAGCCTCTGAAAGAGAGCTCTTGTGCAAGGCCCAGCTCTGACACAGGCTCCATTCCCTTTGCATCcctgtgctgctttgttttcccactCTGAAGTAGCAGTATGGTTGCTTACTTTGCTCTGTTTCTAGAAATTCCATCATTTAATTGCTATAAAGGTTAGAGTATTATCATCATTTGCCAAGAAAGAGATGGAACCAGACCATCCAttccaaacattttaataaaacccCTTAGAAGGTAATAAacatctctgcctgcctgccctccctgtCCACAATATGAAGTGTGTCTTTGAGTAGATGACACTTGAGTTCACAGTCTTCCTGGCTACTGGCAGTGAGGGAAGGTGAAGCATTCCGCTCCAGAAGCCAGCTGAGGAAATATAACAACAGTAAATTAGGGAGAAACAGGCAGGTTTGCCAATGCTTCATGTAAGAGAAATGCCTGTCCACAAAATCATTACCCTGCTAGCAGGCAGGAGTAAGTGTGAAGCAATAGGAAATCCACCCCTAAATCTCTTTCCCATGCACCGAGCCAAAGAACATTCTGAGCTTATTGCAAAGTTTCTATTCCTGTTCTCGATggtactaaagaaaaaaaaaaatccctctagCTTCCAGAAAGACATATGAGTGAAAACCAAAGTCTAGCTGAAGCAGTAAATGCTGAGGATAATTCACAGAATGAGCATTAACCCTTTTTTAGTGGCGGAATGTGGATGTCTCATGGGAACAGTTTCCTAGGACAACAGTGTTCAAATAGCTCTCCTACAAGAGCCCAGCAGCGACATCTGAGCACTGTGACGACATCGAGGACTTTCATTCCAATTCATTTGTTTCCTGACCAACTGAAGTTACTCCAGCTCTTTATGTGCAGGCTGTCTAAGCAATAATTTGGTTTGAGGCTATGAAGAGAGTAGATTGTGCAAATTAGAGCTACCCAGGACCACAGCTGAGCTGCATTTATTTGCTCATTTGAAATAAAGCCGTCCCCAGTGGCACTGCGTGAAATATAGGACTGGTGCTGACAGGACACAGGGATATCAGCTACATTTTAATAAAGAGTTAGAgggaagagttaaaaaaaatagactaGAGAATACATTTGGTAGGAGAGCACTGTCAACATACATCATATCTAAGGGAAATTTCCTTACCTATGGTACTGCTTGCACTTCACATTACTAAGGCTGAAAGAATAATAATCCTATCTGCTTGTCATTTCTGAAGTGctatttgctgtttctgtttttctcaacTCCTGTAATGACAAGTCAGTTGCACTTTCGAGTTCCTGCTGTTGCAATACTTGGGTTGCATATGTAGCAGATAAAATTCTGAGAATTTCAGCTTAACTTTGATGATATGTATTTTTCAATGAGCCAGTGAGaaaaagctgtattaaaaaaaccccaaaatctacagtcaaattatgttttaaagggtgtttgttgttgttttgttttaaataccttgAACTCCTCTGGAGTCCTTTTCTCCACAATTAGCAGGAGGGAGCTCTTTCAGTTGGGATCTGCCTTTTAGCCACTGTACCACAGATGCGGGTCATGTTTAGTGCTGGCAGCCAAATGGCACCGGCTGGAGGTTTATCAATGCTGACGGGGCACTGctgtaaaatacataaacagGAGAAGAGATGATAGTGACCCTCCATCTCTGGCAAGTGCTGTGACACTTGTGATATGCTGATACTTGGAGGGGAACATATTCCAGAAATAGCCAAATTGGCAGAGTTTCACAACAAAGCATGAGACATCCTACAGACAAAGTTTCAGGGTGCCATACCCAGCTAATGAACTCTGATACTCTGAGCAAATacagctgtatttcttctgGACACCAGTTCTCTTCATGTAAAATTGTTCAAACCGCTCTACGCTCCACTTGCAGTTCCAGACTGGCTCACTCTCAGCCAGCTTGCAAGCATCTACCTACAAGATGGAGAAGCATCACAAGACACCCTTGTCCCAGGGAAAGTAGCTGGCTTGATCCTATAACCCTTAGTATCTTTATTAATACCCTTACGGTTTCAGATCCTGATGGATCAGGATGTCATAGAGCTGTAGAGCTCAAAGCAGTGTTTGTCACTGCTAATCACCTTCTGAACACTGGAGGCTGCAGATGAAAGTCTTGTCCATATCTGCAAACAGAACTTCCACCGACCCTGTCCCGCGCTTGGCAGTCGATCACTGTCCAAGCAGCTCAATCTCCCACTTCCAGGCCTGAGACACCCAAACACAATTACACGAAGCCATTCACAACAGATGACCACACATTTAGttcacatgatttttttttttcaatcctcACCCTGTAGTCTCCATGGCCCAGCAAGAATTCATAGTAAAAACCCAGAGACCAGAAGGCAGGGGCCACCAGCCCCTACTCTTAAACTCTTCAGGGATGACAACTGTACAGctataggaaaaaaaggtcCCCAGGTCGCCATCAGAAGTTCCCTAACAGCAATCAACATCTTATCTCCTATCAGGGTACCATAAAGACTCTCCTTTCCATACAAAGGCAATTTATAGAAGGGAGCAGCCTATAAATGGGGAAGTTCAACACCATTCTCTATTACTCTCAAGCATTTGACCCTCATCTCAGATTCATGAGGAATCTGACATCCCATTTaagatcttttttccccctctccctctctttgtCTCAGCTGCCCCCTCTTGAGAGAGGAAACTTCACAGTGACAGTTGTGTCCAGCGATGTCAACCTCGCTGTACCGCTGAGGTCTTAGAAGCAAAGGGCTAAGCTATATCTACATCTCAGAAGAGTGCTAACCAGAACATTATTACATTTAAAGTCAAAAAGATCAGCCTTATAGATGCACAGACAGCTGCAAAGCAATGGTTAAAGCAGAACGCTCGCCCAGCCTCTTTCCTAACGCTGCTATCAACGAAATCACGTTTATGGGTATCAGGAGACAAGGCAGCAGTTAAGTGGCTGCAGCACACGTCCATGCCACGGCAGCTGGCAGGATGAGGTCAGCTCGCTTGCATCTGCCAAAGGAGCCCCAATGGCAGGCCGCAGGGGAACAGTCTGCAGGCAGCGTGTACCCCTCACCTTCCTGGGATCAGAATCAGCTGCAGTCTTTTGCACTGCCACATTTGGGAGATGAACATCTGGAATGGAGTAGAGATGAGGATCAAAGACAAACAGACACTGAACaagcaaatacagaattctCACTCTAAACAGTCCTCTTCTGCCCCAGTGCCAATCAACTATCGTCCCTATCTGTAATCACAAGCTTCAGCCACCTGAGCTTAATCCAATACTGCATGATGATATCTTACtaaaaactacaggaaaaaattaaaatcagaagtaatCAAGAGGGAtatctagaaaataaaagagtgACTGCCCTGAGCTAGCACTGTACCTCGTGACTGGCACAAAGCTCTTCATGTCACCATGTCTCCAAACCTCAGCGCACCTTCACCCACAGCAGCTTGCTGTACCCCCACTCTGGAAAGGCTTTTGATCATTCAGAGCAAGCATGAACTCTGCTGAACTTTCACAGAGAGAAGTGATGGATTTTCCTGTCTTCTAAGCCATCAAATTGAGGTGGGATACCTTTTGGGAAGACGTGTTAATCAAATGAAAGCTATCAAAGTCAATACAGTAGCAAGTGTGGCACATCATAGGAAATCAAATAGTTCTCTCCCATGAATCACCCTGTCCTTACGTTCTGTGAAgctaaggaagaagaaaggctgcCAAAATTCAACCACTAACAATAAAACCAGGACTGACATTTCAGCTTCGGTCCTAGCTGATTTGTCAAACTGACATTTCCAGCGATCTGGTGACACCAGTTTTCCAATGAAAAAAGACAGGACAGAGACAGGGTGACAGCAGCAGCGACAGGACAGCCAAATCCTATAGGTGTTTGCAGGAGTCAGAAGTGACAAGGTTCATCTGATACATCCAATACCAAGCAGCAGAATTGTACATTCCTTTTCTTATCCTTCTTTACGGCACACGCAGACAGGTAGGATACAGCGATCATCTCTGCTCTTCAGAGTAAATCATACAttagaaaagcaagcaaatccACCTCTGTATAACCAGGTCTTCAATGGGACATactgggagaagaagaaaggagcaaCTGGGCATCAAGGCAAGGAAATCCATTTCTGGCAAAATAGTGGTGGTTTGCACTTACAGATGTCACTAGAACATAAACTCTCAAGTCAAACTTTCAATCTATGAAGTGCAGAGAAGTTTATAATATAAACCAGTTGCTGATATTGCTGCCTAGCGTTAGACCTACCTAGGATCAGAAGTTTATCTACAAATATGCACACAAAGTGTAAGAAGTCAGATCCCAGATAAAGTATCTGACAATTTGAGAAAAGCCACAATAAGAAACTTCATTGTTGCCCTGGGGAACGGTGAAGGAACATTACACAAGACAGGCACAGGAGAACAGAACAAATCATTGGCAGAAGGAGAGGATGAAATAAGAGCAAAACACCAAAATGCCTGTTGGGTATTCCCCAAGGAGAAGACAGAGAGTCATTCTCACCTTCTTCAATCAACGATATCCTTCAGTTTTTAGAACAGGAAACTTCCTTCACCTTGTCACCTGCCAACCTACAGATGGAAGAGCAGAATTACTGCCTTTCATGTTAGCATTTCCTGCTCTTTCCCAGAATTTCAGTGTAGAAGCCCTGCATAACCTGATTCATCATCTGTTTGTATGCAAACACATCTATTTAAGGTTATGGGGGGAAGGGGATCCAACAACAGCCCTCCAGTGCAAAAAGCTCAGATTTGTGTTAGGAGGATTCCTGGAGGaaagggcagagcaggcagccagcctTTGGGGAAGTTCCACAgtaccaaacaaacaaaccctgtCACATGCTTGCAGAAATATAAGTAACGCAACATATGTTGTCGGGAATTGTGTTAagtcacattttaaatttgtgtaTGTTATAGAAGAACTTAATTAAACAGGAAAGTCATGAAAGATGTCAGAAAACTATGGCaagcaagagcaaaaaaatcctgaagacaGCCTAGGCTGCATGATGTATTAAAAGTGGGTGACGAGTGGCCCAGATAAGCCACCCAAGAAGCAAGGCCCTCCAGGGCACCTTCCAAAGGAGGTCCAGactcctgcagccccaggatgCAGCACTGTGCACATCCTGACCTACTACTGCATCTGAGTGTGGGAGCAGGCAACCTGAGATGTCACAACACGGGGTTGCTCAAGAGCACAGACCGACAGGAGTAACacagagtttatttttacttgtcTGTGAGTTCTGAGGTCAGCCACAAACTATTTCATTTAAGTTGTCGGTATAATCTCAGTAATCACAGGCTTTTCATACATCCTTGTTTACTATGTTTGATTATTTACCATGTTAATTGAGGTTGTGGGCATAAAATCAGCTTAATATAAGGGGGTTTGTTGCCAATTAACATGTTCCCATTTGTAGAGTTAGATAATCACTAGCTGCTATCCTCCTGGCTGTAATTCATATGTTAGTTTGCATAATTACCTCCCGTTCACTTCTCACAAGTGTGCCCTTACCGATGGGCCTGCCTGGTGGGATAAGGCAAATCCTCCTGTCCCAGCCCCCTCACCAGACCTGCTGTGCACAGCAAAGTGACTGCTCGCTCGCAGGTCTCACAGATGGGTGTATTTTTGATTATGCACCATGGCACAACACTCATGATGTTAAACGGCTTGAATCATCCGGCAGAAGCAAGGCATTTCTCAGCACCATGTCGCGTTGTTGTAACTTCTTAAAGGAAACATCATTTTTCCTTGATCCTCAGGTCACCGGCTGAAGTGGAAGTTGCTGCgtccagcacagctccaggcaggTATAGGTTTGGGGGGACAAATGTGATCCAGAACATAAGGCTACCCTTCAGGTCTCTaactgcagagcagagaaaagCTAATGCCAACCAAATCCACCCCAACTTGTGTTCCAGGCTGCTCGTGGAGTCTTCCATAATTTCTTCACATTCTCAGGATGAAAGTCTGCTCAGTAAGTTGGCTGAACTTCCATGGACTGACATCTAACGTAGTGGGATTTTCCTAAAAccaaacagatgttttcataGCTCCATCTTTAGGGGCTGCCCTAGAACGCTGCTTAACTAGAAGCCCAATTAGACAGCTGCCCTGCATACCCTCCCACCTTCTTGAACACCTGCAGCCGAACATGAACTTGGCCATAACCCCACAGCAAGAACCCCTGGGAGCACAAACTGTTCCTCCACACAAGAACTCTGCACTTTATACCTTCACCACTGAGTTAACTTTGGCTCCACAAATAAACTGAGCTGTCTTTCGactgctgaaataaattgttACACAAGAAATGTTTTGGTAGTATGTGTTGACCAGGAAACTAGCCAGGAGCATTGCTGCTCCTGGCCACCTTGCTCTGCCGAGTCCTTCCTGTGGATTTCCTgcatattttcctctccctccacagAACGAAGGCATCCATTCATCTCTGTCTCGCTTTCCTTGGGAGAGCACATACTTACCAGTTTCATAATCCAAGTGATGCCAGGATTCTTGCAAAATTCTTCCACAAACAAATGGTACTTGAAGGCATTTTGAAGATCTTTGGAATAAAGGCACATTGTGTTGCCTCaagctttcctgcttctctttctAACTGCTTCTGAAAACTCTTCAGATTCTTCACTAAGCAGTTCTTGTGACTCAGCTAGgtagaaagagaaatataagGTTCAGCTCAACAAATGCTCCCACAGTCTGACTCACTTCAATTGCCCTTGAGAAGTTTCTGGGGATGAACTGCACCACAcactctgaggaaaaaaaaataatatgcatACTATTgagaactgctttttctttgtggaGGAGAAGGCTCAATTTCAATTTTCTGTACCTCTGCACAAACACGGGGAACTAGAACAGAGCAGGTCTTACAGTCCATGTTCTACCATTTCCACCGCAGCCTTCCTGTGCAGTCAGCGCACTCCTCTGCAGgacaggcagcgctgcccacgCCGCCTCTGCAGGCAGGCTTAGCAGCCCGGCCCCACCACCCCTGAACCGCTGGAGGCCACGGCCCAGTGTTACAAACCACCCTCAGCCCCCGTTCGTGCCAACGCTGGGGCGCGCGAAGGCTCAGACCAGGGACGCATCCTGCTCAGCCACCATGCTGCGGCCAAAGCAACACCCCAAAAAGGATGGGGCGGCCCTCCCAGGCCCTAAGAGTTTTACCTGTCACAACTAAACCTGCCCACAGATACCAACGAGACGCTTCAAAACGCAGCCGTTTCGAAGGACCCGCTGCAATGCACCGTCCTCAGCTGGTTTTAAGGCAAAAGCTCCTTTtgctgggcagaggggacaCAGCGCACGCCCCCGGCCCGGGAGGCCCTGCTGGCGCTGTGCTCGCCCTCACCTCCACAGGGAGCGTCTGGGGTTTAACACGCTGCCTCGGGGATGTGCAGGAGCCGGGAAGGCGGCGCCGTGAACCCACCGGACGCCCCGCTCCGGGCCGCTACCCCCGTCCTGCCCGCGGGCAGCCggcctgggcctgggcctgggcctgggcctgggcctgggcctgTCCCCATGGCCACCGCGCCGCTGCGCAGCAGGGGGCGCCCGCGGGACCGGAACCCCGGCCTGACCCCCCCGGGCTGCCCCCCCGGGCCTCAGACCGGTCACCTCAGCCCCTCCAGACCTGCGTCCCCACCATGACCCGGCCACCTCAGCTCCCCCAGTCCCCTCGGTCCCACCCTGTAGGCTTCAACCCCCCCACACGCCATGTCCCCCCGCCCCTCTCATCCCGTCCTGGGTATCGTACCCTGTgacccccgtcccccccccacacccccatggccccctgccctgtgcctgccCCCAGGTCCCCCACTCCATGTGCGGCCGCggcgcagggctggggggggtcccctgaCCCCCGGCTCTGCCGCCGTCTCGCTGCCGGGCAGGGACGGGGACCGGCACTTCCCCAGTCCCAGTGAGCCCAGCAGCGGCCCGGTAAGGTGGCACGGCTGCTGGGGCCGGTGGCGAAGGGG
This genomic window from Balearica regulorum gibbericeps isolate bBalReg1 chromosome 16, bBalReg1.pri, whole genome shotgun sequence contains:
- the PDRG1 gene encoding p53 and DNA damage-regulated protein 1 isoform X1, yielding MARDPAFVLRYLAEVEELAEDVLAARQQIVDLDVKRNRNREALRALQKDPEPDGKAMVCFGNMFIELPKAQTKEMLQKGLGFHTEHPTGGSASSSEPAVLLTPVPLVSDQEHLDEEINNLRKELRVKVNRLFEAQGKAELKGFNLNPMTAEEMKLINRILEG
- the PDRG1 gene encoding p53 and DNA damage-regulated protein 1 isoform X2; protein product: MARDPAFVLRYLAEVEELAEDVLAARQQIVDLDVKRNRNREALRALQKDPEPDGKAMVCFGNMFIELPKAQTKEMLQKDQEHLDEEINNLRKELRVKVNRLFEAQGKAELKGFNLNPMTAEEMKLINRILEG